A region from the Desulfoglaeba alkanexedens ALDC genome encodes:
- a CDS encoding ABC transporter permease, whose protein sequence is MDAVDIGFGRLLVSLLFVLGAGVASVLYRLRLERDLLVGTIRTFLQLFLMGYALALIFNLRRPLWVLLLFAAMIAFAAWTIRGRVKERAVPFFRPTLAAMMASYLVVTIVVTRVVVGVDPWWHPRYFIPLGGMVIGNSMNAIALTLERLFSDLRSRRDEVEMMLALGADHREASAGIFRNALKAGMIPSINAMMGVGVVFIPGMMTGQILAGADPLGAIRYQIVVMLMLVGSTALGSLFVAHLVRKRCFGEAQNLLL, encoded by the coding sequence ATGGATGCCGTCGACATCGGCTTCGGCCGCCTGCTCGTCTCCCTGCTCTTCGTCCTAGGCGCGGGCGTCGCCTCGGTACTGTATCGGTTGCGCCTGGAACGGGACCTCCTGGTGGGGACGATCCGGACGTTTCTCCAGCTGTTCCTCATGGGCTACGCCTTGGCCCTCATCTTCAACCTTCGCCGACCCCTCTGGGTGCTGCTCCTTTTCGCCGCCATGATCGCCTTCGCGGCTTGGACCATCCGAGGACGGGTGAAAGAAAGGGCGGTCCCGTTTTTCCGGCCGACGCTGGCGGCCATGATGGCCAGCTACTTGGTCGTGACCATCGTGGTGACGCGTGTCGTGGTAGGCGTTGACCCCTGGTGGCATCCCCGGTATTTCATCCCGCTCGGCGGTATGGTCATCGGAAACTCCATGAACGCCATCGCCCTCACCCTGGAACGCCTGTTCTCGGACCTCCGCTCCCGGCGCGACGAAGTGGAAATGATGCTCGCACTCGGAGCCGACCACCGGGAAGCCAGTGCAGGCATCTTCCGAAATGCGCTGAAAGCAGGGATGATCCCGTCCATCAACGCCATGATGGGCGTGGGCGTGGTCTTCATCCCCGGCATGATGACAGGGCAGATCCTCGCCGGAGCCGACCCGCTAGGGGCCATCCGCTACCAGATCGTGGTGATGCTCATGCTGGTGGGATCCACCGCCCTCGGATCGCTCTTCGTGGCGCACCTCGTCCGGAAACGCTGCTTCGGCGAAGCGCAAAACCTGCTCCTCTGA
- a CDS encoding ABC transporter ATP-binding protein, giving the protein MTTAPEPQPPPNDLKGPQESTAAGFLECRGVVFSYPGNRPILRGIDLVVEAGSLVEIRGPSGAGKSTLLRLLNRLQIPDRGSIRFKGLPLEAYPPPDLRRAIGYLQQTPVVTEGSVRENLLLPFTFKANLCIRPPAEAVLNAGLRDFLLEGIPLDRPASALSIGQKQRLCLLRTMLLEPEVLLLDEPASALDAESRSAVQAVIEKLSRSRPLTMLLVSHQPFPIVHPNRNVLALKDGKLVPCADADPCTAKE; this is encoded by the coding sequence ATGACGACCGCTCCCGAACCGCAACCCCCCCCGAACGACCTCAAAGGTCCTCAGGAAAGCACTGCGGCCGGTTTCCTGGAATGCCGCGGCGTCGTGTTCTCCTATCCTGGAAACCGGCCGATCCTCCGGGGGATCGACCTGGTCGTCGAAGCCGGATCCCTGGTCGAAATCCGCGGACCTTCCGGAGCCGGCAAATCCACGCTGCTTCGACTGTTGAACCGCCTTCAGATTCCCGACCGAGGTTCCATCCGGTTCAAGGGCCTGCCCCTTGAAGCCTACCCACCCCCGGACCTTCGCCGCGCCATCGGCTACCTTCAGCAAACCCCCGTAGTGACGGAAGGCTCCGTACGCGAAAACCTCCTGTTGCCCTTCACCTTCAAGGCCAACCTTTGCATCCGGCCGCCGGCCGAAGCAGTTCTGAACGCCGGACTCCGGGATTTCCTCCTGGAAGGCATCCCCCTGGACCGTCCGGCCAGCGCCCTTTCCATCGGCCAGAAACAGCGTCTGTGCCTCCTCCGGACCATGCTCCTCGAACCCGAAGTGCTCCTCCTCGACGAGCCCGCCAGCGCCCTGGATGCAGAGAGCCGAAGCGCCGTCCAGGCGGTCATCGAAAAGCTCAGCCGAAGCCGACCCCTCACCATGCTTCTGGTGAGCCACCAGCCCTTTCCCATCGTTCATCCCAACCGCAACGTACTGGCGCTGAAAGACGGAAAGCTTGTCCCTTGTGCCGATGCGGATCCTTGCACTGCGAAGGAGTGA
- a CDS encoding transcriptional coactivator p15/PC4 family protein, with amino-acid sequence MSKENQLIHSFPKNTLEEIRVSVNVFRGRQYIDIRTFYKGDDGEYHPSKKGVTLSPELLPDLEEAVRKLAETFQE; translated from the coding sequence ATGAGCAAAGAAAACCAGCTGATTCATTCGTTCCCCAAAAACACCCTGGAAGAAATCCGTGTTTCGGTCAACGTCTTCCGCGGGCGCCAGTACATCGACATCCGCACCTTCTACAAGGGCGACGACGGAGAATATCACCCTTCCAAGAAGGGGGTGACGCTTTCACCCGAACTCCTCCCCGATCTCGAGGAAGCAGTTCGCAAGCTGGCAGAAACCTTCCAAGAGTGA